A single genomic interval of Acidimicrobiales bacterium harbors:
- a CDS encoding D-aminoacyl-tRNA deacylase: protein MSRTAVYFFCRTDADPVASRVLDVLVKLHAPAEVDVVVDGEPVLEHGDGAGNRFLFVRTDDVLSHDYPRYLPVLNEHFADADFAAVVNWHEGANAPDRVITVHSTGDVPTGYWSPADPGAMRNLMRAFDTERQAAGLDDFAVVTEATHWSGVPYGGTPDLIPQYAVPTYDIEIGSSPEAWGEAAAHEVVAHGLTQVFAADDQSAQTVLCAGGVHVETAWSTPVLDGAYAVGHHLPNQWLVTGEYDQPSADDKLDACVASIRGGVQVIAVHDKLKATYKEPFRRLAERLGVPVVKHQALRRSA from the coding sequence ATGAGCCGCACCGCCGTCTACTTCTTCTGCCGCACCGATGCCGACCCGGTGGCTTCGCGCGTCCTCGACGTGCTGGTGAAGCTGCATGCGCCGGCGGAGGTCGACGTGGTGGTCGACGGCGAGCCCGTGCTCGAACACGGCGACGGGGCGGGCAACCGCTTTCTGTTCGTGCGCACCGACGACGTGCTCAGCCACGACTACCCGCGCTACCTGCCCGTGCTGAACGAGCACTTCGCCGACGCCGACTTCGCCGCCGTCGTGAACTGGCACGAGGGCGCCAACGCCCCTGACCGGGTCATCACCGTGCACTCCACCGGTGACGTGCCCACCGGCTACTGGTCCCCCGCCGACCCCGGGGCCATGCGCAACCTCATGCGGGCCTTCGACACCGAGCGCCAGGCCGCCGGGCTCGACGACTTCGCCGTCGTCACCGAAGCGACCCACTGGTCGGGCGTCCCCTACGGCGGCACCCCCGACCTCATCCCCCAGTACGCGGTGCCCACCTACGACATCGAGATCGGCTCCAGCCCCGAGGCATGGGGCGAAGCGGCGGCCCACGAGGTCGTGGCTCACGGGCTCACGCAGGTCTTCGCCGCCGACGACCAGTCGGCCCAGACCGTGCTGTGCGCGGGCGGGGTGCACGTGGAGACGGCGTGGTCCACTCCCGTGCTCGACGGCGCCTACGCCGTGGGCCACCACCTGCCCAACCAGTGGCTGGTGACCGGCGAGTACGACCAGCCCTCGGCCGACGACAAGCTCGACGCCTGCGTGGCCTCGATCCGGGGCGGCGTGCAGGTGATCGCCGTGCACGACAAGTTGAAGGCCACCTACAAGGAGCCGTTCCGGCGGCTGGCCGAGCGCCTCGGCGTGCCCGTGGTGAAGCACCAAGCCCTGCGGAGGTCGGCATGA
- a CDS encoding formyl transferase: MTRSGKLGIAVLTSSGPHHRYLVATLRAAGFDVRVVVVEPWAAQRRRRWKLGKRKDWAWIVYHDLRRKFLGLDAYRRGAFANLPTPLGPEPRTLTVDWINDQSVVDALRQATPDVTVVMGTGILKDRVLEAAGGVVVNIHGGYLPDYRGNHCMFFALSNGDFDKIGTTLHFVDRGIDTGDLLEVVVPALRPDDNAEAMYCRAEKAAVHRLVSWLDHYEKGGELPRAPQGRKGKLHNTRDRKPQHDLSVWWRRRTGRLVVPEREARAPLPVPATREDVTH; the protein is encoded by the coding sequence ATGACCCGTTCTGGGAAGTTGGGCATCGCCGTGCTCACCTCCTCGGGGCCGCACCACCGCTACCTCGTCGCCACGCTGCGGGCCGCGGGCTTCGACGTACGCGTGGTGGTGGTCGAGCCGTGGGCGGCACAACGCCGGCGCCGGTGGAAGCTGGGCAAGCGCAAGGACTGGGCCTGGATCGTCTACCACGACCTGCGCCGCAAGTTCCTCGGGCTCGACGCCTACCGCCGCGGCGCCTTCGCCAACCTGCCCACCCCGCTCGGCCCCGAGCCCCGCACCCTCACCGTCGACTGGATCAACGACCAGTCGGTGGTCGACGCCCTGCGCCAAGCCACCCCCGACGTCACCGTCGTCATGGGCACCGGCATCCTCAAGGACCGCGTGCTGGAAGCGGCGGGCGGCGTGGTCGTCAACATCCACGGCGGCTACCTGCCCGACTACCGCGGCAACCACTGCATGTTCTTCGCCCTCTCCAACGGCGACTTCGACAAGATCGGCACCACGTTGCACTTCGTCGACCGCGGCATCGACACCGGTGACCTCCTCGAAGTGGTGGTCCCCGCCCTGCGGCCCGACGACAACGCCGAGGCCATGTACTGCCGGGCCGAGAAGGCCGCCGTCCACCGGCTCGTCAGTTGGCTCGACCACTACGAGAAGGGCGGCGAACTGCCCCGTGCGCCCCAGGGCCGCAAGGGCAAGCTGCACAACACGAGGGACCGCAAGCCCCAGCACGACCTGTCGGTCTGGTGGCGCCGTCGCACCGGGCGGCTCGTGGTGCCGGAACGAGAGGCGCGGGCACCCCTGCCCGTGCCCGCTACTCGGGAGGACGTCACACATTGA
- the argS gene encoding arginine--tRNA ligase translates to MSAARGLGPAEQALADALRAHLGTDAAIEVEPCSKNAPGDFRFDLRPLLGAGEQATKEACRDAAAKVAEADWIDQAVGVPPRVYLTPRLDVLASQVVDGIYDERRTYGTGDEHAGRKVIVSYNSPNANKALHLGHLRVCFMGMSMANLLEARGYETLRSEMLSNYGIHICQAIAAYERWGDGSTPESTGMKGDHFVSQWYAMYHARLAEVPELEDHAATLLQRMEAGDDKLLAFNEQFTEWSIAGIFETYERIGAFHDFRFRELDTLPIAMRLITQALLRGECLRRPDGSVYVDLDDKGLGQVTILRRDGTPLVFTQLLAVWVRREQLHPYHEVMHVTGDQWTAGVNALLEILTRFGSERAGSMTEGVYFGMVKLPEGKMRSREGIVVGADMVLDRLRDRMIDEWATAAPGPIDHFQRDVSERLGLAVVKYWLLGFKRHAYITYDEEVMWRDGRAALAAVVRVLRCVEEAETAEPTGTAPGSKSAALARRELLLRLNGMPKIVGQALERRDPADVVHYLDDVCRRAAQCDRQAQLDAATWRAVGIVVRRSLALLDITLPPSLRYLPPPFGEADLADDDDSLPEAVAPVTAG, encoded by the coding sequence TTGAGCGCGGCCAGAGGACTGGGACCGGCCGAGCAGGCGCTGGCCGACGCGCTGCGTGCGCACCTCGGCACCGACGCGGCGATCGAGGTCGAGCCGTGCAGCAAGAACGCGCCTGGCGACTTCCGCTTCGACCTGCGCCCTCTGCTGGGCGCCGGTGAACAGGCCACCAAGGAGGCGTGCCGCGACGCGGCGGCCAAGGTGGCCGAGGCCGACTGGATCGACCAGGCCGTCGGCGTGCCGCCCCGGGTGTACCTGACGCCCCGCCTCGACGTGCTGGCCTCGCAGGTGGTCGACGGCATCTACGACGAGCGCCGCACCTATGGCACCGGCGACGAGCACGCGGGCCGCAAGGTCATCGTCTCCTACAACAGCCCCAACGCCAACAAGGCACTGCACCTGGGCCACCTGCGGGTGTGCTTCATGGGCATGTCGATGGCCAACCTGCTCGAAGCCCGGGGCTACGAGACCCTGCGCTCGGAGATGCTGAGCAACTACGGCATCCACATCTGCCAGGCCATCGCCGCCTACGAGCGGTGGGGCGACGGCTCCACCCCCGAGTCGACCGGCATGAAGGGCGACCACTTCGTCTCGCAGTGGTACGCCATGTACCACGCCCGGCTGGCCGAGGTCCCCGAACTGGAAGACCACGCCGCCACACTGCTGCAGCGCATGGAGGCGGGCGACGACAAGCTGCTCGCCTTCAACGAGCAGTTCACCGAGTGGTCGATCGCGGGCATCTTCGAGACCTACGAGCGCATCGGCGCCTTCCACGACTTCCGCTTCCGCGAGCTCGACACCCTCCCCATCGCCATGCGCCTCATCACCCAGGCGCTGCTGCGGGGCGAGTGCCTGCGCCGGCCCGACGGCTCCGTCTACGTCGACCTCGACGACAAGGGCCTGGGCCAGGTCACCATCCTGCGCCGCGACGGCACCCCGCTGGTGTTCACCCAGCTACTGGCCGTGTGGGTGCGACGCGAACAGTTGCACCCGTACCACGAGGTCATGCACGTCACCGGCGACCAGTGGACGGCAGGCGTCAACGCCCTGCTGGAGATCCTCACGCGCTTCGGCAGCGAGCGAGCGGGCTCCATGACCGAAGGCGTCTACTTCGGCATGGTCAAGCTGCCCGAGGGCAAGATGCGCTCCCGCGAAGGCATCGTCGTCGGTGCCGACATGGTGCTCGACCGGTTGCGCGACCGCATGATCGACGAGTGGGCCACCGCCGCACCCGGCCCCATCGACCACTTCCAGCGCGACGTGTCGGAGCGGCTCGGCCTGGCCGTCGTGAAGTACTGGCTGCTCGGCTTCAAGCGCCATGCCTACATCACCTACGACGAAGAGGTCATGTGGCGCGACGGGCGCGCCGCCCTCGCCGCGGTCGTGCGCGTGCTGCGCTGCGTGGAGGAAGCCGAAACAGCCGAACCGACGGGCACCGCGCCCGGCTCCAAGTCGGCGGCGTTGGCCCGGCGCGAACTCCTGCTCCGTCTCAACGGCATGCCCAAGATCGTGGGGCAGGCACTGGAGCGCCGCGACCCGGCCGACGTCGTCCACTACCTCGACGACGTCTGCCGCCGTGCCGCCCAGTGCGACCGCCAAGCGCAGCTCGACGCGGCAACGTGGCGGGCGGTGGGCATCGTGGTGCGCCGCTCCTTGGCCTTGCTCGACATCACGCTTCCGCCCTCGCTTCGGTACCTGCCGCCGCCCTTCGGCGAAGCCGACCTGGCCGACGACGACGACTCGCTGCCCGAAGCCGTGGCGCCTGTCACTGCCGGTTAG
- a CDS encoding polyprenyl synthetase family protein, translating to MKTSVLAERLALADLDSQLAAVDARLEAAVRTGNPAISLPALRVVSGGGKRLRPVLALAAAVAAGGSITDEVITGAVALELVHAGSLVHDDIMDEAASRRGVPTINAVEGIRDAILVGDFLLARAGELSASIGQEVAGALARAIAELCDGQSRETGSAFDVSRTVADYEASIAGKTAALMRASCEIGALSAGRVEAAPGLARFGTAFGMAFQIVDDVLDVASTAEAMGKPVGNDVKEGVYSLPVLLVLAGARGDDVRALLGRDMTVDSIDKVLRLVAEDGGVTGALRRAAEFNEGAAAALADLPPGPTADGLRELPTVYLDWAVQEKMSVIGG from the coding sequence ATGAAGACGTCGGTGCTGGCCGAGCGCTTGGCGCTGGCCGACTTGGACTCGCAGTTGGCCGCGGTCGACGCGCGGCTGGAAGCGGCCGTGCGCACCGGCAACCCCGCCATCTCCCTCCCCGCCCTGCGCGTGGTGAGCGGCGGTGGCAAGCGGCTGCGCCCCGTGCTCGCACTGGCTGCCGCCGTCGCCGCAGGCGGGTCGATCACCGACGAGGTGATCACCGGCGCCGTGGCGCTGGAACTGGTGCACGCGGGCTCCCTGGTGCACGACGACATCATGGACGAGGCCGCCTCGCGCCGAGGGGTGCCCACCATCAACGCCGTGGAAGGCATCCGCGACGCCATCCTGGTGGGCGACTTCCTGCTGGCCCGTGCAGGCGAGCTGTCGGCGTCGATCGGCCAAGAGGTGGCGGGGGCGCTCGCCCGAGCTATCGCCGAGCTGTGCGACGGCCAGTCGCGTGAGACGGGCTCGGCCTTCGACGTCAGCCGCACGGTGGCCGACTACGAAGCGTCTATCGCAGGCAAGACGGCCGCACTGATGCGGGCCTCGTGCGAAATCGGTGCCTTGAGCGCAGGGCGCGTGGAAGCGGCACCGGGGCTGGCCCGCTTCGGAACCGCCTTCGGCATGGCGTTCCAGATCGTCGACGACGTGCTCGACGTGGCGTCCACCGCCGAGGCCATGGGCAAGCCGGTCGGCAACGACGTCAAGGAAGGCGTGTACTCGCTGCCGGTCCTGCTGGTCCTGGCCGGCGCCCGCGGCGACGACGTGCGGGCCCTGCTCGGCCGCGACATGACGGTGGACTCGATCGACAAGGTGCTTCGCCTGGTGGCCGAGGACGGCGGCGTCACCGGCGCCCTGCGCCGAGCGGCGGAGTTCAACGAAGGCGCCGCGGCTGCCCTGGCCGACCTCCCGCCCGGCCCCACAGCCGACGGCCTGCGCGAACTTCCGACCGTCTACCTCGACTGGGCCGTGCAGGAGAAGATGTCGGTCATCGGGGGCTGA
- a CDS encoding peptidase domain-containing ABC transporter gives MTATESSGDVLQSLPLLAFLAPEVRDLVAASFVSVSFPFGTVVFAEGDAGDALYVVTKGRARVLKSGEQGEVSLSVLGPGDSFGETALLTGEPRSATVRAGSRLDALRLDAGVFRALTARDPRIAESFELAMRRHALGDLLRLSSPFAGLSTGGLADLLRELRPVEVTAGGVVCRQGDEGRSLHIVEDGRLRAFQVDDDGTERDIAFLGAGDVVGERSLLTGTPVSATVVALSDCRLLCLDRHSFARLLDEHPDLQEKIAARVAQYDYRRHARVPLDFGEELLPAEADAPPDDDAAPFDTGDDVFVKRGPRLRRFPHIRQVDEADCGAAALAMVCRHFGARVSLARVRQVVGTGIDGTSLRGLARGAEALGLAARALKVSRRNVDAMPLPAIVHWKGNHWVVVFDLDGTHARIADPALGVRRIPRSELDEAWSGYAVLFARTDRVDELEASPSGFTWLRPFVRKHWKPIAGATALAMVVSALQLALPVLISVVVDRVLPPRDFGLLQVLVLAMSAVLVVSVLASYVQRLVLARAAVSMDAETLDFVAGKMLALPMKYFYARRTGDLQRRLIGMRQVRQFLVQHSVSAITAAVQLVVATALMFAYSRVLALLFVAAVPLYVALMRFAVRRIRPLADSLEEAYSAYHSLQVDAVKGIETVKALGGEDALRRAMVREYSGLAQRQLKADMANMAYDGAVQAITFVSLVAFLWFGSLRVLDGSLTIGGLVSFSTLLVLANGPIVILLALWDDLQVASVLLSRLSDIFEEEPEQGEDRSRLRPVPSLAGRVRLDGVSFAYGGSDAPPILADVSFDVPAGTTVAIVGRSGSGKTTLVKCLAGLVEPTAGTISYDGVDMRELDHRELRRHIGVVLQESFLFADTLAANIAFGEDTPDMARVVRAATVASAHDFITRLPLGYETKVGESGLLLSGGQRQRVAIARAVYHEPPVLLFDEATSSLDTEAERAVQENMDRLLERRTSFVIAHRLSTIRNADLILVLERGRLVEQGTHDELMAAKGLYFYLSSQQLDL, from the coding sequence ATGACGGCCACTGAGTCGAGCGGCGACGTCCTCCAGTCGCTGCCGCTGCTCGCCTTCCTCGCACCCGAGGTGCGCGACTTGGTGGCAGCCAGCTTCGTGTCGGTGTCGTTCCCCTTCGGCACCGTGGTCTTCGCCGAGGGTGACGCCGGCGATGCCCTCTACGTGGTGACCAAGGGCCGGGCGCGTGTGCTGAAGTCGGGCGAGCAGGGCGAGGTGTCGCTCAGCGTGCTCGGCCCCGGCGACAGCTTCGGGGAAACGGCGCTGCTCACCGGCGAACCCCGCAGCGCCACCGTGCGCGCCGGCAGCCGGCTCGACGCCCTGCGCCTCGACGCGGGCGTCTTCCGGGCGCTCACGGCCCGCGACCCGCGCATCGCCGAATCGTTCGAACTGGCCATGCGCCGCCATGCCCTGGGCGACCTGCTGCGGCTGTCGTCGCCCTTCGCCGGGCTGTCGACCGGCGGGCTGGCCGACCTGCTCCGTGAGCTGCGCCCGGTCGAGGTGACGGCGGGCGGGGTGGTCTGCAGGCAAGGCGACGAGGGCCGTTCGCTGCACATCGTGGAGGACGGCCGCTTGCGGGCCTTCCAGGTCGACGACGACGGCACCGAACGCGACATCGCCTTCCTCGGGGCGGGCGACGTGGTGGGCGAGCGCTCGTTGCTGACGGGCACGCCTGTGTCGGCCACCGTCGTGGCCCTGTCGGACTGCCGGCTGCTGTGCCTCGACCGCCACTCGTTCGCCCGCCTGCTCGACGAGCACCCCGACCTGCAGGAGAAGATCGCGGCGCGCGTGGCGCAGTACGACTACCGCCGCCACGCCCGGGTGCCGCTCGACTTCGGCGAGGAGCTGCTGCCCGCCGAGGCCGACGCCCCGCCCGACGACGACGCCGCCCCCTTCGACACCGGCGACGACGTGTTCGTGAAGCGGGGGCCGCGGCTGCGTCGTTTCCCCCACATCCGCCAGGTCGACGAAGCCGACTGCGGCGCTGCCGCGCTGGCCATGGTGTGCCGGCACTTCGGCGCCCGCGTCAGCTTGGCCCGGGTGCGCCAGGTGGTGGGCACCGGCATCGACGGCACCAGCCTGCGGGGACTGGCCCGGGGCGCGGAGGCGTTGGGCCTGGCCGCACGGGCGCTGAAGGTGTCGCGCCGCAACGTCGACGCCATGCCGCTGCCCGCCATCGTCCATTGGAAGGGCAACCATTGGGTCGTCGTCTTCGACCTCGACGGGACGCACGCCCGCATCGCCGACCCTGCCCTCGGCGTACGCCGCATCCCCCGGTCGGAGTTGGACGAGGCGTGGTCGGGCTACGCCGTGCTCTTCGCTCGCACCGACCGGGTGGACGAACTGGAGGCCAGCCCGTCGGGCTTCACGTGGTTGCGGCCCTTCGTGCGCAAGCACTGGAAGCCGATCGCGGGGGCCACCGCGCTGGCCATGGTCGTGAGCGCGCTGCAGTTGGCGCTGCCCGTCCTCATCTCCGTGGTGGTCGACCGGGTGTTGCCCCCGCGCGACTTCGGCTTGCTGCAGGTGCTCGTGCTGGCCATGAGCGCGGTGCTGGTGGTGAGCGTCTTGGCGTCGTACGTGCAGCGCCTCGTCCTCGCCCGCGCTGCGGTGAGCATGGACGCCGAGACGCTCGACTTCGTGGCGGGCAAGATGCTGGCGCTGCCGATGAAGTACTTCTACGCGCGGCGCACCGGCGACCTCCAGCGCCGCCTGATCGGCATGCGCCAGGTGCGCCAGTTCCTCGTGCAGCACTCGGTGAGCGCCATCACCGCCGCCGTGCAGTTGGTGGTGGCCACCGCCCTGATGTTCGCCTACAGCCGCGTGCTCGCCCTGCTGTTCGTGGCCGCCGTGCCGTTGTACGTGGCCCTCATGCGCTTCGCCGTGCGCCGCATCCGCCCATTGGCCGACAGCCTGGAGGAGGCCTACAGCGCTTACCACTCGTTGCAGGTCGACGCCGTCAAGGGCATCGAGACGGTCAAGGCGCTGGGCGGGGAGGACGCCCTGCGGCGAGCCATGGTGCGGGAGTACAGCGGGCTGGCCCAGCGCCAGCTCAAGGCCGACATGGCGAACATGGCCTACGACGGCGCCGTGCAGGCCATCACCTTCGTGTCGCTGGTGGCCTTCCTGTGGTTCGGCTCGCTGCGGGTGCTCGACGGGTCGTTGACCATCGGCGGGTTGGTGTCGTTCAGCACCCTGCTGGTGCTGGCCAACGGTCCCATCGTGATCCTGCTGGCGCTGTGGGACGACCTGCAGGTGGCCTCGGTGCTGTTGTCGCGGCTGAGCGACATCTTCGAGGAGGAACCCGAGCAGGGCGAGGACCGGTCGCGGCTGCGGCCGGTGCCGTCGTTGGCCGGACGGGTCCGGCTCGACGGCGTGAGCTTCGCCTACGGCGGCTCCGACGCCCCGCCGATCCTGGCCGACGTGAGCTTCGACGTGCCCGCGGGCACGACCGTGGCCATCGTGGGCCGCAGCGGCTCGGGCAAGACCACCTTGGTCAAGTGCCTGGCCGGGTTGGTGGAGCCGACGGCGGGCACCATCTCCTACGACGGCGTCGACATGCGCGAGCTCGACCACCGGGAACTGCGGCGCCACATCGGGGTGGTGCTGCAGGAGAGCTTCCTGTTCGCCGACACCCTGGCCGCCAACATCGCCTTCGGCGAGGACACCCCTGACATGGCCCGGGTGGTGCGAGCGGCCACCGTGGCCAGCGCCCACGACTTCATCACACGGCTGCCGCTGGGCTACGAGACCAAGGTGGGCGAGAGCGGCCTGCTGCTGTCGGGCGGCCAGCGCCAGCGCGTCGCCATCGCCCGGGCGGTGTACCACGAGCCGCCGGTCCTGCTCTTCGACGAGGCCACCAGCTCGCTCGACACCGAGGCCGAACGGGCCGTGCAGGAGAACATGGACCGCCTGCTGGAACGGCGCACGTCGTTCGTCATCGCCCACCGGCTCTCCACCATCCGCAACGCGGATCTCATCCTCGTGCTGGAGCGGGGGCGCTTGGTGGAGCAGGGCACCCACGACGAGCTCATGGCTGCGAAGGGGCTGTACTTCTACCTCTCGAGCCAACAGCTCGACTTGTAG
- a CDS encoding HNH endonuclease has translation MSRALILNATYEPLCVVSTRRALLLVLDSKAELIHATGVEFHSERAAFPEPSVVRLTYFVKVPYQARVALNRRAVFARDGHRCQYCGAAAENIDHVIPKSKGGEHTWENVVAACRPCNTRKEDRLLHETGLTLRRLPTAPRERAWALVATGSVRSDWEQYLNVSRSELSA, from the coding sequence GTGTCGCGGGCGCTCATCCTCAACGCGACGTACGAGCCGCTCTGCGTCGTGTCGACCCGGCGGGCCCTGCTGCTGGTGCTCGACTCCAAGGCCGAGTTGATCCACGCCACCGGCGTCGAGTTCCACTCCGAGCGTGCCGCCTTCCCCGAGCCCTCGGTCGTGCGCCTCACATACTTCGTGAAGGTGCCCTACCAGGCCCGGGTGGCCTTGAACCGCCGGGCCGTCTTCGCCCGCGACGGGCACCGCTGCCAGTACTGCGGCGCCGCGGCTGAGAACATCGACCACGTGATTCCCAAGTCGAAGGGCGGCGAGCACACGTGGGAGAACGTGGTCGCCGCTTGCCGCCCCTGCAACACCCGCAAGGAGGACCGCCTCCTCCACGAGACCGGCCTCACCCTGCGCCGCCTGCCCACAGCGCCGCGGGAACGGGCGTGGGCGCTGGTCGCCACCGGGTCGGTGCGCTCCGACTGGGAGCAGTACCTGAACGTCTCCCGCTCCGAACTATCCGCATAG
- a CDS encoding acyl-CoA dehydrogenase translates to MDVRYSAEAEAYREKVQAFLAEHLPADWQGIGALDKEAADRFSSEWRTVLYENGYLAVSWPQEYGGAGLSPLEQVILAEEFAKAGVPQGTMNDVFSIQMVGNTIVQWGTEEQKRHFLPRILSGADVWCQGYSEPNAGSDLANLGCRTELDGDEWVINGQKIWTSAGHLANWIFVLGRTDPTASKHRGITFLLCPMDQPGVEVRPIQMISGESEFNEVFFTDARTPKENVVGEVNGGWAVAMTLLGFERGEAAAVLPVRFRTEIDRLLELARDRGKAGDPLVRQRLAWCYSKVEIMRYLGMRALTAWLGGGHVGPEAAITKLYWSEYHRTVTELAVDILGLEALVPTGKAPTNAFQADDPGAPNSSASWVGTFLNARAGTIYAGTSQVQRNIIGELVLGLPKEPKADTGPWNETVRR, encoded by the coding sequence ATGGACGTTCGTTACTCCGCCGAAGCCGAGGCCTACCGCGAGAAGGTCCAGGCTTTCTTGGCCGAGCACCTCCCCGCCGACTGGCAGGGCATCGGGGCCCTCGACAAAGAGGCCGCCGACCGCTTCAGTTCCGAGTGGCGCACAGTCCTCTACGAGAACGGCTACCTGGCCGTGTCGTGGCCGCAGGAGTACGGCGGCGCCGGGCTGAGCCCGCTCGAGCAGGTCATCCTGGCCGAGGAGTTCGCCAAGGCGGGCGTGCCCCAGGGCACCATGAACGACGTCTTCTCCATCCAGATGGTCGGCAACACCATCGTGCAGTGGGGCACCGAGGAGCAGAAGCGCCACTTCCTGCCCCGCATCCTCTCGGGCGCCGACGTGTGGTGCCAGGGCTACTCCGAGCCCAACGCCGGGTCCGACCTGGCCAACCTCGGCTGCCGGACGGAGCTCGACGGCGACGAGTGGGTCATCAACGGCCAGAAGATCTGGACGTCCGCCGGCCACTTGGCGAACTGGATCTTCGTGCTCGGCCGCACCGACCCCACGGCGTCGAAGCACCGCGGCATCACCTTCCTGCTGTGCCCCATGGACCAGCCGGGCGTCGAGGTGCGGCCCATCCAGATGATCTCGGGCGAGTCCGAGTTCAACGAGGTCTTCTTCACCGACGCCCGCACCCCCAAGGAGAACGTGGTCGGTGAGGTCAACGGCGGCTGGGCCGTGGCCATGACCCTGTTGGGCTTCGAGCGGGGCGAGGCGGCCGCCGTGCTGCCGGTGCGCTTCCGCACAGAGATCGACCGGCTGCTGGAGCTGGCCCGCGATCGAGGCAAGGCGGGCGACCCGCTCGTCCGCCAGCGGCTGGCCTGGTGCTACAGCAAGGTCGAGATCATGCGCTACCTCGGCATGCGGGCGCTGACCGCCTGGCTGGGTGGCGGCCATGTCGGCCCCGAGGCCGCCATCACCAAGCTCTACTGGAGCGAGTACCACCGCACAGTGACGGAGCTGGCCGTCGACATCCTCGGCCTCGAAGCGCTCGTGCCGACCGGCAAGGCACCGACGAACGCCTTCCAGGCCGACGACCCCGGCGCGCCCAACTCTTCGGCGTCGTGGGTGGGCACGTTCCTCAACGCCCGGGCGGGGACGATCTACGCGGGCACCTCGCAGGTGCAGCGCAACATCATCGGCGAACTGGTCCTCGGGCTGCCCAAGGAGCCCAAGGCCGACACCGGCCCCTGGAACGAGACCGTCCGCCGCTAG
- a CDS encoding ROK family protein, whose translation MDDSVVLAVDIGGTKLAAGLVTSDGVVLDARSAPTPSTNVYDVLASLVVPLVPAAQVCGVGCGGPMTSSGEAVSPLNIPSWRAFPLRSSLAALTGLPVFVDNDAKALALGEGWVGAARGVDDYLAMVVSTGVGGGVVLNGRLLDGASGNAGHIGHLIVEPGGRVCACGAAGCLEAEASGTAIAAMTGRPAAEAGPAVVERTGRLVGRAVASVCNVLDLRLAVVAGSVALGFGEPFFAAAQAELDALCRLDFSRGARIVPAGLGADGPLVGAAAVARRNTEQG comes from the coding sequence GTGGACGACTCGGTGGTGCTGGCGGTCGACATCGGCGGCACGAAGCTGGCTGCAGGCCTGGTCACCTCCGATGGGGTGGTGCTCGATGCCCGCTCGGCGCCGACGCCGTCGACCAACGTCTACGACGTGCTGGCTTCGCTGGTGGTTCCGCTCGTACCTGCCGCGCAGGTATGCGGGGTGGGGTGCGGCGGGCCGATGACGTCGAGTGGCGAGGCCGTGTCGCCGCTGAACATCCCGTCGTGGCGGGCGTTCCCGCTGCGTTCGTCGTTGGCGGCGCTGACCGGGCTGCCGGTGTTCGTCGACAACGACGCCAAGGCGCTGGCGCTGGGCGAGGGCTGGGTCGGGGCCGCTCGGGGGGTCGACGACTACCTGGCCATGGTGGTGTCGACGGGCGTCGGTGGCGGCGTCGTCCTCAACGGGCGGCTGCTCGACGGGGCCTCGGGCAATGCCGGCCACATCGGCCACCTGATCGTGGAGCCGGGCGGGCGCGTGTGCGCGTGCGGCGCAGCCGGTTGCCTGGAGGCGGAAGCCTCGGGCACAGCCATCGCCGCCATGACGGGCCGGCCTGCGGCCGAAGCAGGCCCTGCGGTGGTGGAGCGCACGGGGCGGTTGGTGGGGCGAGCCGTGGCGTCCGTCTGCAACGTGTTGGACCTGCGCCTGGCCGTCGTCGCCGGCTCGGTGGCGTTGGGCTTCGGCGAGCCGTTCTTCGCCGCCGCCCAAGCCGAGCTCGACGCGCTGTGCCGGCTCGACTTCTCCCGGGGCGCCCGCATCGTGCCCGCGGGCCTGGGGGCGGACGGGCCGCTGGTCGGTGCCGCCGCTGTCGCCCGGCGGAACACGGAGCAGGGGTGA